The proteins below are encoded in one region of Bos indicus x Bos taurus breed Angus x Brahman F1 hybrid chromosome 2, Bos_hybrid_MaternalHap_v2.0, whole genome shotgun sequence:
- the TM4SF20 gene encoding transmembrane 4 L6 family member 20 — protein MTCCEGWTSCNGFSLLVLLLLGVTLNAIPLILNFVDEDQFFENPISCFEWWFPGIIGAGVMAIPATTMSLAARKRACCNNKTGMFLSSLLNAITVIGAAYCLLVSIQALAEGPLICNSQSNTTSSCEFSLKNLTANYKESFDLQWFFEDSCVPHTDSNNPSITNTTANNWRVYNLHFNSIENQHRIIHFSVFLGLLLVGILEILFGLSQILIGFFGCLCGGVSNGRSQIV, from the exons ATGACCTGCTGCGAAGGATGGACATCCTGCAATGGATTCAGCCTGCtggttctgcttctgttgggAGTAACTCTCAACGCAATACCTCTAATTTTAAACTTTGTGGATGAAGACCAATTTTTTGAAAACCCCATCTCCTGCTTTGAATGGTGGTTCCCTGGAATTATTGGAGCAGGTGTGATG GCGATTCCAGCAACAACGATGTCCTTGGCAGCGAGGAAAAGAGCGTGCTGCAACAACAAAACCGGG atgtttcTTTCATCACTTCTGAACGCCATCACAGTCATTGGAGCTGCGTATTGCCTGCTGGTGTCCATCCAGGCTCTCGCGGAGGGCCCTCTCATTTGCAACTCTCAAAGCAACACAACTTCCAGTTGTGAATTTTCCCTTAAAAACTTAAC tgCCAATTATAAAGAATCCTTTGATCTGCAGTGGTTCTTCGAAGACTCTTGTGTTCCTCATACGGATTCCAATAATCCCTCCATCACCAACACAACAGCCAATAACTGGAGAGTATACAACTTGCACTTCAATTCTATAGAAAACCAACACAGGATTATCCATTTCTCAGTATTTTTAGGTCTACTGCTTGTGGGCATTCTCGAGATTCTGTTTGGACTCAGTCAGATACTCATCGGCTTCTTTGGCTGTCTGTGTGGAGGAGTCTCTAACGGAAGAAGCCAAATCGTGTAG